taagtggcgttttattttatattgtattatctgcacttacagttttaaaaaatatagaccTTTAAGATTTGaatgcacattcaatacaattaagaGCACTCCTTTGTCAAAGGTAGCCTATACACATAACTAGAaacaaaaaatgatcatttcattgttacatcagcactgcatttatttgcatttacattgaCTTGTTTCAATAATCTATTAATCATTAAGTGAAATTCATTTGAGTatcaacatttttacatattatcACATACTGACACCTTGTGGACATTTTGCATGTCGTTTATTTTTTAGCAAGGCATCACAAAGCATTCTGAAATATTGTGGCATATGAATTATgccacaaaaattaaaatgtttcactTGTAATTGCAGTACAGACATTGTATATGCTTGACCTTgaaactatgaaaaaaatataaacaaccaTTATggcaatttaaatacttaagtTAAATACTAAAGGTTAGTATGTTAAGTGAGGCAGAAATAGTAAATTGATATGAAAACTGCATTTTATGTGTGTCAACGAAGTAGGAAaatagggttttttttgttttgttttgtgggtTTTGAGTAAAATTCCAgttgaataaatacaaaaatttgttattatgaattatttattctgtgtttttactccattttattttattattttattttgtcttactttattttattgttttccatatgtttcatgaattgttccttttttatttaaaaaatccttattAAAACATTCAGAATACAGATTTGCTGAAAAATaggtttcttcttcttccttattaaaacaaaaaacaaaaaaaagcgtTTTCCCCCACCTCAAATTAGCATCCATAAATGACAGGTTTCCATTGTGACAACATATCCTATATATGTATGCACCAACATGCTCTGTGATTGAGACGTGCACAACAGGTTCAGATATCCTTACTGAGCTGCACATATTCACTTTGACTTGAGTGTGATACATACTGTACAGTACAtctgtacatactgtacatctGCTCTTGTGGTGGGACAAATGTGAAACAAACAGccttcagattaaaaaaaaggaaggaaggaaagaaggaagggGAGAATCATCATGtcaatttaatcaaaaacaaaatatctaaaaatgttttctaaaaatgtgATAATCCATTAATACCCAAATCCAGGGGAGCAGGATTTTGCTAGTGAACTGTAGAGCAGCACAAGGTCGTAAAATCACTTTCAGCTGCAAGACGTTTACAGAGCAATATGTTTCATCTCCAGCCATTCATTATTTATGTCTTACAAAGAATAGCTGAAATGCATGTGGGGTTGCATATTCATCATTTCAATTTCTCACACATGCCCGGCTAAAAATACCTCACCAATTATTGACAGGCCCAACAAAGCACTGGCTTCAGCCAAAGGTTAAACGGCTATATGTCTAAAGCccattttaaagaagacctGCGTGATTTTCATGTGGCATTTCTGACATTGTTACATGGGGGTGACCCCTGTTAATGGTTTGTAAgcaattcttcaccttaatccTCAGCGGTTCCCCCGAACACTACGGCTGCTACATGCCATTAGTGAGATGACAAACATTGTGACCACATGAGGTAATGAGAACAGCTTGCTTGGGTTGACTCAACATGTGCAGCGCTGAGTTAAGTCTGTGCTCCATACCAGTCCTCTCTCAGGTGGACAAACACATAAGTTATTAATGTATGACATGAGGTAAGTTGTCTGTGCTTGTTGCTATTTTAATCGGAGCATATGTATTTACATGGGACGGATCTTGAAACAAGTAAgtaattttctgatttttttatcaTGTCCGAAATTACCACTTGTTTAATATAAAGCATTAAGTAagaagaaatattaaatatattagagAGGAATGATTATTGTATGCTAATAAAtgttctgctaaaaaaaaattccagtaATGTAAAAATTTGGCAACaacataaagtgttttttttatgtacagcATGATATGCTTTCTGTTCTTTGTTTGTCTgcgcaataaaaaaaacaaaacaagggaGCCTGTGCGTGATACTTTGCACTCAATCTCCTCAACTCATCTGACACCATAGTAACTGCAATACTTTTTGACACTCATCACACTCTTTAAAAGAGATCCTGGACCTTGTCTGGGCAATGCCAGGCTTCAACAATAACAGGgttttggggaaaaaacatCTTGACATAACATATATCTGTAATTTTGTATGAAATAAAGCACTACTAATAATTATTGAATGTTCAATACACATTAAAAAGTTAATGCAAAATAAGAGAGGTTTGGTATTAATTAAATGGATATGCACTGTATCTGTCTACGTTTCATCAATCACTTGTGGTGTTCCTCAAGGCTCTGTGTTGCGACCAATATTGTTTTCTATGTATATACTTCCACTCAGCTATACGTGGTTTAGCACCACaatgtacattttcattgcaatgcatattacttacatttgtatttatccTTCATTTTTAATGATCCTAATGGTTTAAAtgtgtatgcattttaaatgttaagacatagctaaatacagaaaaaaagacttaTTTAGACTTATCGTCCTAAGTATCTAACAATTAGTGTAAAATCCAAGGTTCgtatttaatgaaaatttcaatcaatcatgttttttatcaATTAGGGAAAACATGTTAGACATGCTCTGAGGTTTAAGGATACAGCGAAACAGACACACTTATACTACCAAGTGTAAGTCAAGAGCATTTACATAatacacttttgaacagtagggcaaatatatatatatatatatatatatatatatatttttttttttttttttttttaaatgtggtcGATTAAATATCGATTCTCAAAATCTGTGaatctttcagacgaatacagccggagttgtattaaaaatgtcctggctcttcaaagctttataatggcagcgaACGGGTGTTGATGTTCAATATAGAAGTTCAAtaaagcgcatccatccatcatataaAAGTGTtccacacggctccagggggttaataaaggcctcctgaagcgAATCCATgcgaaaaatatccatatttaaaacttaataaaccGTAATCTCCAACTTCCGCTAACTGCCATATGCGCCTACACGAGTGAGTGGTGTTTCAGTTGTTTAATACACACATAAGCCAACCTGAAACATGCATGATGCAGTTTTTTCATCCTCTGCCATCTCACTATATGACGATATGAACACGAGCATCATTTCCAGCtcctctgagagtcacttcattaacattttactgtttaatttaagaaaaactACCGTCACTTCACATACACAGCAGCTGCAGGTTCTTCCCGGCAACCCGTCAAGATAAAAGTTTGGTGTAACTTGAAGAAACggtgacaaaaatatattactattgtgcAGTAGAATGTAAGAATGTAataacaatactactactaataaatattattaaaggaaTAATCACATATTCTTCTAATCGAATTGAGTCAAGAGCTTGCAAATCagaaatgaatcaaacatctgaattaatatttttacatctcattaaaaagttttaaatttatttgaaaattgttgtaaaaaccttgtcgatttgtattgttttattacagAATTTACTGTCAGTTCATAATAAATCTATATATCTAGTTATACATTTCATTTCTGTACTTATCATTATTATGTTTAGTGGAGAATTTCCTGCTATGCTGTATGACAGATGCTAAACAAATaggttttgtttaatattatttattataaaatatgtattattccTCAGTTCTTAATTCTGAATATAAATTCAGATTCTGAGTAGCACTGACTGAAACTATACTTAAACTATAATTCACTTTAGGTACAAAGTGCTGGTTATATAATCAAACATCTCTTTCcagtttttattgatataatagACATTTGTTTTGGTTCTTTCAGTTTGGTTACTCGCTAGAACTAACTGCATGTGTCATGACATAGCCATTCCTCTTCCACATTTAGAAAACTTCTCTCATGGTTACCTAATGTGTCCCATGAGAGTATGACAAGGTTATACACCTCCCATAGATCACTTAAACTTCAGGTGGACCTGGCTTGCACAATGATGTCTGGCacaaaagtgttgttttatttcctCAGTCTGACGTGGTAAACCGCAAGACTGAAATCCCGAAAGAAagaacataaaacaataaatcataTGCTCTACCCTATCGTATGATGTGTTATGAACAACATGAGAAAAGAGTTACAGAATTTCCTCTGCGTTCTCGTAATTAAGTTAgggaatcattttaatatgataaATAAGCTGAGTAAAAATGCTTgctatataaatgaaaaaaaaaaaaaaaaaaaaaaaaatcatccttGCCAAAGTATTTTCCCCCCCAGCAGACAGGTTGTATTTGTCGTTTCCCAATAGTGCCGCTAATACATGAGTTTCAGTGTGTGAATTTAAGTGTAAGAAAAGTTTGCagtcaacaataataataacaataataataataataataaaaaaaatctgatgaaTCCTTTATATGCAGCtttccactgaaaaataaaaatcaaataaatgaaataattatataaaaatatatttaaaaacattttaaatctgcCTTTGATGTAATAATTAAGAATAAAgatttctaattaattttttaagagCGTTTAAGACTGCGTTTTGAGCAACTGaacataatataatgaaatatatactCACTTTGTCGAAGGTGGCACCATGCCTGACCGTCATAGCCGTACATGGCACTAGTTCTCCAGCACTGTGATCACGGGGGTCTTGACCAAGGTGTTGAAAACAGAATTAGTGGGGGTGTTGGTAGTCATGTTTCGTCATGTGCATGCCAGTCTCCATCAAAGCATGGATGACATCACCATCAATAATGGAGATAGCTCATCAATGACCAACGGGAGGGGGCTTGTGCTTATAAAAAGAGGAAGAGTAGCCCCAAAGCACAAATACGACACCGAACAACACATGGACCCTCTCAGCACAGCAACTACGAAATACAAGACTTGGTAAGTTTAGAGCCCAACGTCTCTCTATCATGGATGCTCTATCTTGTAAATTATAGAACTTATCTTATCCTTAATTTATCCTACAGGTATCACTATGTTACCCATACGTTCTTTGGAGAAAATCATGCTTTTTATTGTGTTGTGGGGTCTTTGCAGTTTGCTCTATCTGGAGGGATTACCACTTAGGTAAGAGAGAACAGGATGCAACATATTGCTCCaaggttttgttttcattttgtgattTCAATTCAAATCTGATCACTCCATATTTCCATTTGCAACAGCAAGAGTTCAATCAGTGAAGTTCAGCTCATGCACAATGTTCGGGAACACAAGGAGATGTTAGAAAGACAGGACTGGCTTCAGCTGAAGCTCAACAATATCATCATACCCTCAATAAATGACTCCCAAAATGAGCAAAAAGGAAAAACCAACAACCCATCCGTCAGACGTTTAAGAAAGGGGGAAGGTGCGGCGTGGATCTTAAACTGACATTGTCAAAACTGATGTTTTGAAAAGCTAATGAACTCTAAATAATGAAAAGTGTTTTCTCAGTAACGCCAGTGCAGGAGGAGGAGGACACAGTAAGtgtcaattaaaatatattattgtactCTGAGAAAGAAGGTGCACTGCTTTCCTtatgccttttttatttattttcacatgtatttttatttatttttaaacaattgttATTTAGATACTGAAAGATAATTTTCAGACACTGTGTAGGACATACAAAGGACAATGTCTTAACCTTGTAGTAGGCCTCTCTGTTGTGACTGTTTTCGTTTTGGTTTACTGTCCTGacactttaaatgtatttgcaagAAATATTTGTCCTTTCTTTGTTAGACATCCAACAATTGCACTAAAATGTGGACCAAATGGATGTTTTTAACTGTACACTATATTACATACACAACAAACTAAGCAAGACTGAGTTACTTTGTGttaccttttctttttctttctttctttctttctttctttctttctttctttctttctttctttctgtgtgGTTAACAACTTGTAATCTGATCAATTTTAAAAAGCCCATTGACTACATGACGCAGTTCTCGCGATACTTCAGTGAAGTCGCGTTTCCTGTCAGCAGTTGGTGGAGATCAAATTCGCTTTTTCAGAAAAAGCTGATGGTCCTCTTCAAAATTTGACGGTCATTCTTTTCTGTTTACCTCACGGGAGAAGACTAGTAATTAACTACTTTACAGACTATGCTCACGACACTGTAAAAAGGTAAGactttatttaattcataatcCAAACGTCTGTTGTTTTGTTGGTTAGCTTCGGTGGCTAGCTAATAGTTCTGTAACGTCCGCTGAGGTTTTGTGTGTGAAGATGAGTCCGCTGCTTAACAACACACCAGGCATATAGTCGCACATTTAACTATAAATCCTTGCTTAATTAATGGGTAAGGCATTTAAAATagcgttttttttcttttgttctttctttttttttgccatgtaTCGACTCTCTGGCAGGATGACACACCATCCGCGAGATTTCGATCAGTCATTGATCAGTTGGACGGATGTCAATCTGTTGCTTTTGGCCTTGAAGagtttttaaaaccattttaaatgaataatgttATGAAATCGCGCTATTTACAGATCAGATCAGGCCctaaaattatatgtatactCAACCCACTCATGCATGAATTAAGAgcttacatagaaaaacaatgtttcttttgactttttacaaaacaatacatTGACCTAAAACTGGTAGGCGTTGTTACCAGAACTTTAGAGTAAACAAGAAAGCTTTAGAAGAAGAACATTAGAACATTATTACGTTGCTTTAAGTCGGTAAGGCAAATGTGGCTTAATAAGGTTGACAAAATTATatgcttaaaatgtattgtgtatttttttcctcttaaaaTTACTTGCCTTCTGCTGCAAAGAGTATAATAATTTATAGTTCTTTTTTCATTACATGATgtgtttgtaatataatattattttcagtattatttggGGCACCACTTTCATCAGAAGTGAGGAatttgtgtaaagtaaaaataagtaatgTCGTGGTGGTTTGGCTGTAACCGTTTCTTCATCACATCCTAAATGGTTAAAAATTGCCTTTTTGCTGAATGACCACATGCATCAGGGGTTTAAGCCACACTTTAAaattatgtacatatttaaatacttaaacatgttatatgttatataccatttagaaatgtttaattGTGACTTAAGTGTCCAACATCTTAATTCGAATGCGCAGACATTTCTGTTAGCAAAGAAACAATGTAAAAGCGATTGCTGTGCTAAATGCATTACATTGGTTGTTATTTAATGACATTATATCaggttatgagaaaaaagtctgaatgaaTGGTCTGCTTGTATTTTTGGGGCACAACCAGTATCACATGAGTTGTGTAAAGTgtgtaaacactgcaaattaCTCACACACTACAGGATGATAAATGTAGCAATTCACTTCCTTGTAAGTGTTTACTGAAACTACTGGTTTGTCTACTTGTGAGTCACTTAACCACCAGATTTCAAAGGTTAACAGTTTGTGGTTTAAGATACATTATAAGAACTTTGACTTACAATTTTGTGCAGcaacagtgtttt
The sequence above is a segment of the Labeo rohita strain BAU-BD-2019 chromosome 7, IGBB_LRoh.1.0, whole genome shotgun sequence genome. Coding sequences within it:
- the pth1b gene encoding parathyroid hormone 1b translates to MLPIRSLEKIMLFIVLWGLCSLLYLEGLPLSKSSISEVQLMHNVREHKEMLERQDWLQLKLNNIIIPSINDSQNEQKGKTNNPSVRRLRKGEGAAWILN